In the genome of Meles meles chromosome 4, mMelMel3.1 paternal haplotype, whole genome shotgun sequence, one region contains:
- the CLDN16 gene encoding LOW QUALITY PROTEIN: claudin-16 (The sequence of the model RefSeq protein was modified relative to this genomic sequence to represent the inferred CDS: deleted 3 bases in 2 codons) codes for MTSRTPLWVTACSHYSDHNLRRLQWGVRKSKSLVFLHPQVAEAQQPDSSSHLSGPWAGSCPCVPPDRLLAKMRDLLQYAACFLAFFSTGFLVVATWTDCWMVNADDSLEVSTKCRGLWWECVTNAFDGIRTCDEYDSILAEHPLKLVVTRALMITADILAGFGFITLLLGLDCVKFLPDEPYIKVRICFVSGTILLIAGAPGIIGSVWYAVDVYVERSSLVLHNIFLGIQYKFGWSCWLGMAGSLGCFLAGAVLTCCLYLFKDVGPERPYPYSMRKAYSTATVSMAKSYVAPRTETAKMYAVDTRV; via the exons ATGACCTCCAGGACCCCTCTGTGGGTCACAGCCTGTTCGCATTACTCTGACCACAACTTAAGACGTCTGCAGTGGGGTGTGAGGAAAAGTAAAAGCCTGGTGTTTTTACATCCCCAGGTAGCAGAAGCTCAGCAGCCCGACAGC TCCAGCCACCTGAGCGGGCCCTGGGCTGGCAGCTGCCCATGTGTCCCT CCAGATAGGCTGCTCGCTAAAATGAGGGATCTTCTTCAGTACGCCGCCTGCTTCTTGGCCTTTTTCTCTACGGGGTTCTTGGTTGTGGCCACCTGGACAGACTGTTGGATGGTGAATGCTGACGATTCCCTGGAG GTGAGCACAAAATGCCGAGGCCTCTGGTGGGAGTGTGTCACTAATGCCTTTGATGGGATCCGCACCTGTGACGAGTATGATTCTATACTTGCTGAACACCCCT TGAAGCTGGTGGTAACTCGAGCATTGATGATTACTGCAGATATTCTAGCTGGCTTTGGATTTATCACCCTGCTTCTTGGTCTCGACTGTGTGAAATTCCTCCCTGATGAGCCATACATCAAAGTCCGCATCTGCTTTGTTTCCGGAACCATATTGCTAATAGCAG gtgccccaggaatcatTGGTTCTGTGTGGTATGCTGTTGATGTTTATGTAGAACGTTCTTCTCTGGTTTTGCACAATATATTTCTTGGCATCCAGTATAAATTTGGTTGGTCTTGTTGGCTTGGAATGGCTGGGTCTCTGGGTTGCTTTTTGGCTGGTGCCGTCCTGACATGCTGCTTATACCTCTTCAAAG ATGTTGGACCTGAGAGGCCCTATCCGTATTCCATGAGGAAAGCCTATTCAACAGCTACTGTTTCGATGGCCAAGTCATACGTAGCCCCTCGGACAGAGACTGCCAAAATGTATGCAGTGGACACGAGGGTATAG